A window from Streptomyces sp. NBC_00271 encodes these proteins:
- the ffh gene encoding signal recognition particle protein — MFDTLSDRLSATFKNLRGKGRLSEADIDATAREIRIALLEADVALPVVRTFIKNVKERALGSEVSKALNPAQQVLKIVNDELVTILGGETRRLRFAKNPPTVIMLAGLQGAGKTTLAGKLGKWLKDQGHSPLLVAADLQRPNAVNQLSVVAERAGVAVYAPEPGNGVGDPVKVSKDSMEFAKTKVHDIVIVDTAGRLGIDQELMQQAADIRDAVSPDEILFVVDAMIGQDAVNTAEAFRDGVGFDGVVLSKLDGDARGGAALSIASVTGKPIMFASNGEKLDDFDAFHPDRMASRILDMGDLLTLIEQAEKTFSQEEAEKMASKLASKKGQDFTLDDFLAQMEQVRKMGSISKLLGMLPGMGQIKDQINNLDERDVDRTAAIIKSMTPGERQEPTIINGSRRARIAKGSGVEVSAVKNLVERFFEARKMMSRMAQGGGMPGMPGIPGMGGGPGRAKKKQKVAKGKQRSGNPMKRKQQEEEAAARREAGAQPGGAFGLPAGQQAQDFELPDEFKKFMG; from the coding sequence GTGTTCGATACCCTCTCAGACCGCCTGAGCGCGACTTTCAAAAACCTCCGCGGGAAAGGCCGGCTCTCCGAGGCTGACATCGACGCCACGGCCCGCGAGATCCGTATCGCGCTCCTCGAAGCCGATGTGGCCCTGCCGGTCGTGCGGACCTTCATCAAGAACGTCAAGGAGCGCGCCCTCGGCTCCGAGGTCTCCAAGGCGCTGAACCCGGCCCAGCAGGTCCTGAAGATCGTGAACGACGAGCTCGTCACGATCCTCGGCGGCGAGACCCGCCGCCTGCGGTTCGCCAAGAACCCGCCCACCGTGATCATGCTCGCGGGTCTTCAGGGTGCCGGTAAGACCACGCTCGCCGGAAAGCTCGGCAAGTGGCTCAAGGACCAGGGCCACTCCCCGCTGCTGGTCGCCGCCGACCTCCAGCGCCCGAACGCCGTGAACCAGCTGAGCGTCGTCGCCGAGCGCGCCGGTGTGGCCGTCTACGCCCCCGAGCCGGGCAACGGCGTCGGTGACCCGGTGAAGGTCTCCAAGGACTCCATGGAGTTCGCGAAGACCAAGGTCCACGACATTGTGATCGTGGACACCGCCGGCCGTCTCGGCATCGACCAGGAGCTGATGCAGCAGGCCGCGGACATCCGCGACGCCGTCAGCCCCGACGAGATCCTTTTCGTCGTCGACGCGATGATCGGTCAGGACGCGGTCAACACCGCCGAGGCCTTCCGTGACGGCGTCGGCTTCGACGGCGTCGTCCTGTCGAAGCTCGACGGTGACGCCCGTGGTGGTGCCGCGCTCTCCATCGCCTCGGTCACCGGCAAGCCGATCATGTTCGCGTCGAACGGCGAGAAGCTCGACGACTTCGACGCCTTCCACCCGGACCGGATGGCCTCCCGCATCCTCGACATGGGTGACCTGCTCACCCTGATCGAGCAGGCGGAGAAGACGTTCAGCCAAGAAGAGGCCGAGAAGATGGCCTCCAAGCTGGCGTCCAAGAAGGGCCAGGACTTCACCCTGGACGACTTCCTGGCCCAGATGGAGCAGGTCAGGAAGATGGGCAGCATCAGCAAGCTGCTCGGCATGCTCCCGGGCATGGGCCAGATCAAGGACCAGATCAACAACCTCGACGAGCGCGACGTCGACCGCACGGCCGCCATCATCAAGTCGATGACGCCGGGCGAGCGCCAGGAGCCGACGATCATCAACGGCTCGCGCCGCGCCCGTATCGCCAAGGGCTCGGGTGTCGAGGTCAGCGCGGTCAAGAACCTGGTCGAGCGCTTCTTCGAGGCCCGCAAGATGATGTCCCGCATGGCCCAGGGCGGCGGCATGCCCGGAATGCCCGGGATCCCGGGCATGGGTGGCGGCCCCGGCCGGGCCAAGAAGAAGCAGAAGGTGGCCAAGGGCAAGCAGCGCTCCGGCAACCCGATGAAGCGCAAGCAGCAGGAGGAAGAGGCCGCGGCCCGCCGTGAGGCCGGTGCCCAGCCGGGCGGCGCCTTCGGTCTGCCGGCCGGGCAGCAGGCTCAGGACTTCGAGCTGCCGGACGAGTTCAAGAAGTTCATGGGCTGA
- the ftsH gene encoding ATP-dependent zinc metalloprotease FtsH, with protein sequence MSNPVPPRKDPDQPWRTEGTPPDSTGPPSGRRKMPGGWIGLVVAVLVVFVIALLVLSFFNEGTEPTISYTEFSKQVDNDNITKIYSKGDAIQGQLKTAQANPDGGGKYTKFKTQRPSFADDKLWQNLESRHVTVTASPVVQQRSFLSNLLISLAPIVLLVLLWMFFARRLRAGIGGPGGMLGRKAPPKPVELQPGAQRTTFADVAGIDEVEGELNDIVDFLKNPDAYRRMGAKMPRGVLLAGAPGTGKTLLARAVAGEAGVPFFSASASEFIEMIVGVGASRVRELFAEARKVAPSIIFIDEIDTIGRSRAGGSAMGGHDEREQTLNQILTEMDGFSGFEGVIVIAATNRADILDPALTRPGRFDRIVNVAPPDRRGREAILRIHTRKIPLSPEVDLAQVARTTPGMTGADLANLANEAALLAVKRKQDEVAPPDLSEALEKVQLGAERSLVMPYEERRRTAYHESGHALLGMLQPGADPVRKITIVPRGRALGVTLSTPDTDRYSYTEEYLRGRIIGALGGMAAEHVVYGVVTTGSENDLEQVTNVVRGMVARWGMSERVGRLSALPNDAQQAYGLAAAPATLDSIDHEMRRIVDECYEEACQKLRDHRDQLNALAEALLANETLEEAQAYRIAGVTRVKKEEL encoded by the coding sequence ATGAGCAACCCTGTGCCGCCGCGCAAGGACCCTGACCAGCCGTGGCGTACCGAGGGAACACCACCGGACTCGACCGGTCCGCCCTCCGGGCGACGGAAGATGCCCGGCGGCTGGATCGGCCTCGTCGTCGCCGTCCTGGTCGTGTTCGTGATCGCCCTCCTGGTGCTGTCCTTCTTCAACGAGGGCACCGAGCCGACGATCTCGTACACGGAGTTCAGCAAGCAGGTCGACAACGACAACATCACCAAGATCTACTCCAAGGGTGATGCGATCCAGGGCCAGCTCAAGACGGCCCAGGCCAATCCGGACGGCGGCGGGAAGTACACCAAGTTCAAGACCCAGCGCCCGTCCTTCGCGGACGACAAGCTCTGGCAGAACCTGGAGTCACGCCACGTCACGGTGACCGCCTCACCGGTGGTCCAGCAGCGCAGCTTCCTCTCCAACCTGCTGATCTCCCTGGCCCCCATCGTGCTCCTGGTACTGCTGTGGATGTTCTTCGCCCGGCGGCTGCGGGCGGGCATCGGAGGCCCGGGCGGCATGCTCGGCCGCAAGGCACCCCCGAAACCGGTCGAACTGCAGCCCGGCGCCCAGCGCACGACCTTCGCCGACGTGGCCGGAATCGACGAGGTCGAGGGCGAACTGAACGACATCGTCGACTTCCTCAAGAATCCGGACGCGTACCGCAGGATGGGCGCGAAGATGCCGCGCGGTGTGCTCCTCGCGGGTGCGCCCGGCACGGGAAAGACCCTGCTCGCGCGTGCCGTGGCGGGGGAGGCGGGCGTTCCGTTCTTCTCGGCCTCGGCATCGGAGTTCATCGAGATGATCGTGGGCGTGGGCGCGTCCCGGGTCCGGGAACTCTTCGCCGAGGCCCGAAAAGTGGCCCCTTCGATCATCTTCATCGACGAGATCGACACCATCGGGCGCTCCCGGGCCGGTGGCTCGGCGATGGGCGGCCACGACGAGCGCGAGCAGACCCTGAACCAGATCCTCACCGAGATGGACGGCTTCTCGGGCTTCGAGGGCGTCATCGTCATCGCGGCGACGAACCGTGCGGACATCCTGGACCCGGCGCTGACCCGGCCCGGCCGCTTCGACCGGATCGTCAACGTCGCGCCCCCCGACCGCCGTGGCCGTGAGGCGATCCTGCGGATCCACACCCGCAAGATCCCGCTGTCCCCGGAAGTGGACCTGGCCCAGGTGGCCCGCACGACGCCGGGCATGACCGGTGCGGATCTGGCCAACCTCGCCAACGAGGCGGCGCTGCTCGCCGTCAAGCGCAAGCAGGACGAGGTGGCGCCGCCGGACCTCTCCGAGGCGCTGGAGAAGGTGCAGCTCGGTGCGGAGCGTTCCCTGGTGATGCCCTACGAGGAGCGCCGCAGGACCGCGTACCACGAGAGCGGCCACGCCCTTCTCGGCATGCTGCAGCCAGGTGCCGACCCGGTTCGCAAGATCACCATCGTCCCGCGCGGGCGCGCGCTGGGCGTCACGCTCTCGACACCGGACACCGACCGGTACTCGTACACCGAGGAGTACCTGCGCGGTCGGATCATCGGTGCCCTGGGGGGCATGGCCGCCGAACACGTCGTCTACGGAGTCGTCACGACCGGCTCCGAGAACGACCTCGAACAGGTCACCAACGTCGTTCGCGGCATGGTCGCCCGCTGGGGCATGAGCGAACGGGTCGGCCGCCTCTCCGCCCTCCCGAACGACGCCCAGCAGGCCTACGGCCTCGCCGCCGCGCCGGCCACCCTCGACTCCATCGACCACGAGATGCGGCGCATCGTCGACGAGTGCTACGAGGAGGCGTGCCAGAAGCTCCGCGACCACCGGGACCAACTGAACGCCCTCGCGGAGGCCCTCCTCGCGAACGAGACGCTGGAGGAGGCACAGGCATACCGGATCGCGGGCGTGACACGCGTGAAGAAGGAGGAGCTGTGA
- the proS gene encoding proline--tRNA ligase, which produces MAKAPVLTPQADDFPRWYQDLIAKAELADNGPVRGSMVIRPYGYGLWERMQAEMDARIKETGTQNAYFPLLIPQSYLTKEADHVEGFAPELAVVTHGGGKELEEPAVVRPTSEMIINEYFSKWVQSYRDLPLLINQWANVVRWELRPRLFLRTSEFLWQEGHTAHATYEDARDFAAHIHRQVYEDFMLNVLGMDVVPGRKTAKERFAGAINTLTLEGMMGDGKALQMATSHELGQNFAKAFNTQYLSKEGKQELVWQTSWGSTTRMIGALVMMHGDDNGLRVPPRLAQIQAVVLAIKGDEAVLAKVREIGDRLKAAGVRVHVDDRTDVPFGRRAVDWELKGVPVRVEVGPRDLENGTAMLARRIPGGKEPVAIDALVELLPTLLEEDQALLLKQSRERRESRTAEVSTIQEAVETAAAGGWARIPWADLGEEGEAELAEHSVTVRCLVAEDGSVPDADDAPGNVAVVARAY; this is translated from the coding sequence ATGGCAAAGGCACCCGTTCTCACGCCCCAGGCGGACGACTTCCCGCGCTGGTACCAGGATCTGATCGCCAAGGCCGAGCTCGCCGACAACGGACCGGTGCGTGGCTCCATGGTCATCCGACCGTACGGGTACGGGCTGTGGGAGCGGATGCAGGCGGAGATGGACGCCCGCATCAAGGAGACGGGTACCCAGAACGCGTACTTCCCGTTGCTGATCCCGCAGTCGTACCTCACCAAGGAGGCCGACCACGTCGAGGGCTTCGCACCGGAGCTCGCGGTGGTCACGCACGGCGGCGGCAAGGAGCTCGAGGAGCCCGCGGTCGTCCGGCCCACCTCCGAGATGATCATCAACGAGTACTTCTCGAAGTGGGTGCAGAGCTACCGCGACCTGCCGCTGCTGATCAATCAGTGGGCGAACGTGGTCCGTTGGGAGCTGAGGCCCCGCCTCTTCCTGCGTACGTCCGAGTTCCTCTGGCAGGAGGGCCACACCGCGCACGCCACGTACGAGGACGCCCGCGACTTCGCCGCGCACATCCACCGTCAGGTGTACGAGGACTTCATGCTGAACGTCCTCGGCATGGATGTCGTCCCCGGCCGCAAGACCGCCAAGGAGCGCTTCGCGGGTGCCATCAACACCCTCACGCTCGAAGGCATGATGGGCGACGGCAAGGCCCTCCAGATGGCCACCAGCCACGAGCTGGGCCAGAACTTCGCCAAGGCCTTCAACACCCAGTACCTGTCGAAGGAAGGCAAGCAGGAGCTGGTCTGGCAGACCTCCTGGGGCTCGACGACCCGCATGATCGGCGCCCTGGTGATGATGCACGGCGACGACAACGGACTGCGCGTCCCGCCGCGGCTCGCCCAGATCCAGGCCGTCGTCCTCGCGATCAAGGGCGACGAGGCGGTTCTGGCCAAGGTCCGCGAAATCGGCGACCGGTTGAAGGCGGCGGGTGTACGCGTCCACGTGGACGACCGCACCGACGTCCCATTCGGGCGGCGCGCCGTCGACTGGGAGCTCAAGGGAGTCCCCGTCCGCGTCGAGGTCGGTCCCCGTGACCTGGAGAACGGCACCGCGATGCTGGCCCGCCGTATCCCCGGCGGCAAGGAACCGGTCGCCATCGACGCTCTGGTGGAACTGCTCCCCACCCTCCTCGAAGAGGACCAGGCGCTGCTTCTGAAGCAGTCGCGTGAGCGCAGGGAGTCCCGCACCGCGGAAGTGTCGACGATCCAGGAGGCCGTCGAGACGGCCGCCGCCGGCGGCTGGGCGCGCATTCCGTGGGCCGACCTCGGAGAAGAGGGCGAGGCCGAGCTCGCCGAGCACTCCGTGACCGTACGGTGTCTGGTCGCCGAGGACGGGTCGGTGCCCGACGCCGACGACGCACCGGGTAACGTCGCGGTCGTCGCGCGCGCTTACTGA
- a CDS encoding RNA-binding protein, whose translation MLEEALEHLVKGIVDNPDDVQVASRDLRRGRVLEVRVHPDDLGKVIGRNGRTARALRTVVGAIGGRGVRVDLVDVDHVR comes from the coding sequence ATGCTCGAGGAGGCTCTCGAGCACCTCGTGAAGGGCATTGTCGACAACCCCGACGATGTGCAGGTCGCCTCGCGCGACCTGCGCCGTGGGCGCGTTCTCGAGGTCCGGGTACACCCCGACGACCTCGGCAAGGTGATCGGCCGCAACGGCCGTACCGCCCGCGCTCTGCGGACCGTCGTGGGTGCCATCGGCGGCCGAGGCGTCCGCGTCGACCTCGTCGACGTGGACCACGTCCGCTGA
- the rpsP gene encoding 30S ribosomal protein S16, with protein MAVKIKLKRLGKIRSPHYRIVVADSRTRRDGRAIEEIGLYHPVQNPSRIEVDSDRAQYWLGVGAQPTEPVLAILKLTGDWQKFKGEPAPAPLLVAEPKATRPSFDALGGDDEGKGEAITQKKKAEKKDEAPAASSSSESTEA; from the coding sequence GTGGCAGTCAAGATCAAGCTGAAGCGTCTGGGCAAGATCCGTTCGCCTCACTACCGCATCGTCGTCGCCGACTCCCGTACCCGCCGTGATGGTCGGGCCATCGAGGAGATCGGTCTGTACCACCCGGTGCAGAACCCGTCGCGCATCGAGGTCGACTCGGACCGTGCGCAGTACTGGCTGGGTGTCGGCGCGCAGCCGACCGAGCCCGTTCTCGCCATCCTGAAGCTGACCGGCGACTGGCAGAAGTTCAAGGGCGAGCCCGCCCCTGCTCCGCTGCTCGTGGCCGAGCCGAAGGCGACGCGCCCGTCGTTCGACGCCCTGGGCGGCGACGACGAGGGCAAGGGTGAGGCCATCACCCAGAAGAAGAAGGCTGAGAAGAAGGACGAGGCCCCGGCCGCGTCCTCTTCGTCTGAGTCGACCGAGGCCTGA
- the rimM gene encoding ribosome maturation factor RimM (Essential for efficient processing of 16S rRNA): MQLVVARVGRAHGIKGEVTVEVRTDEPELRLGPGAVLLTDPASAGPLTIETGRVHSGRLLLRFAGVRDRNAAEALRNTLLIAEVDPDQQPEDPDEYYDHQLMDLDVVTKDGMEVGRITEISHLPSQDLFVVERPDGTEVLIPFVEEIVTEIDLEEQRAVIDPPPGLIDDQAEIDSSRDTENASAKDDEDSSGADA, from the coding sequence GTGCAGCTGGTAGTCGCTCGCGTCGGCCGCGCCCACGGCATCAAGGGCGAGGTCACCGTAGAGGTCCGTACGGACGAGCCGGAACTCAGGCTCGGGCCCGGCGCCGTCCTGCTCACCGATCCGGCCTCCGCCGGACCGCTGACCATTGAGACCGGTCGGGTGCACAGCGGCCGTCTGCTGCTGCGCTTCGCGGGCGTACGCGACCGGAACGCCGCCGAGGCGCTGCGCAACACCCTCCTGATCGCCGAGGTGGACCCGGACCAGCAGCCCGAGGACCCGGACGAGTACTACGACCACCAGCTGATGGACCTGGACGTGGTCACCAAGGACGGGATGGAGGTCGGACGGATCACGGAGATCTCCCATCTGCCCTCGCAGGACCTGTTCGTGGTCGAGCGGCCCGACGGGACCGAGGTCTTGATCCCCTTCGTCGAGGAGATCGTCACCGAGATCGACCTGGAGGAGCAGCGGGCCGTCATCGACCCGCCGCCGGGCCTGATCGACGACCAGGCGGAAATCGACTCCTCCAGGGACACGGAAAACGCCTCCGCCAAGGACGACGAAGACTCCTCGGGGGCCGACGCCTGA
- a CDS encoding class I SAM-dependent methyltransferase, which translates to MTPTLVRHHLPHAAAPPRVDPCARARDWAEIQERMLVPLYEAVYERLEVGAGTRVLGLRCGTGLALLMAASRGAAVTGVDSSSPERVRLARERLLPDGWGTRARADARIVEGSPSDLVDPAAAAYTLVTAFEPIGCAAGDAEELGELLSAATPLAERGAAVVLVGWGPPERCATSAVLPGEGCGQVPRRDDLEEVAQRAGLRPDGSGRVACPFGYADVESAVRGLLSTGLFDAAVGATDVVQVGKELTEALHPYQRGDGTVWMPNVFRYLIARTG; encoded by the coding sequence ATGACACCTACGCTCGTGCGGCATCACCTACCTCACGCGGCTGCGCCGCCCCGGGTGGATCCATGTGCACGCGCGCGTGACTGGGCCGAGATCCAGGAGCGGATGCTGGTGCCGCTCTACGAAGCCGTCTACGAGCGGCTCGAAGTGGGCGCCGGGACGCGGGTGCTCGGCCTGCGCTGCGGTACGGGGCTGGCCCTTCTGATGGCGGCCTCCCGGGGAGCGGCGGTGACCGGCGTCGACTCCTCTTCGCCCGAACGGGTGCGGCTCGCGCGGGAACGGTTGCTGCCGGACGGGTGGGGCACACGCGCGCGTGCCGACGCCCGGATCGTGGAGGGGTCCCCCTCGGACCTCGTCGACCCGGCGGCGGCCGCGTACACGCTGGTGACCGCGTTCGAGCCGATCGGGTGCGCGGCGGGGGACGCCGAGGAACTCGGGGAGCTGCTGTCTGCGGCGACTCCGCTCGCCGAGCGGGGGGCGGCCGTGGTGCTGGTCGGATGGGGGCCACCGGAGCGGTGTGCCACGTCCGCGGTGCTGCCGGGCGAGGGGTGCGGGCAGGTTCCTCGCCGGGACGACCTGGAGGAGGTGGCCCAGCGGGCCGGGCTCCGGCCGGACGGGTCAGGTCGGGTGGCGTGTCCCTTCGGGTACGCGGACGTGGAGAGCGCGGTGCGGGGGTTGTTGTCGACCGGGCTGTTCGACGCGGCGGTCGGTGCGACGGATGTGGTGCAGGTGGGCAAGGAGCTGACGGAGGCGCTGCATCCGTATCAGCGCGGGGACGGCACGGTGTGGATGCCGAACGTCTTCAGGTACCTGATCGCCCGCACGGGCTGA